ATTTCCACACGCAGATCAACTTCGTCCTCAAAACGCTTTTTGGTAGCAGTGGCCAGAGCCAGCTCCAGCGCTTCAAAAATCACGTTTGCCGGTACGCCCTTTTCATTGGATACCGACTCAACAACCAGCAGTACTTCTTTGCTCATCGTACGCCTCGCCTTTCGCAAGCCATTGGATCCGCGGGATCCGCGTCTCAGTCAAAACTGGGAATAATGTTGGCCTTGTCGATCATATCGATCGGCAACAGGAACTCATGGTCTTCTACCTGCACCACGACATCCTGTTCTTCTACACCGCGCAGAAGGCCCTGAAAGTTGCGTCGTCCTTCAAAAGGCGAGCGCAGCTTGATCTTCACTTGTTCACCGGCAAATTTTGCAAACTGCTCAAGAGTGAACAGCGGGCGTTCCATGCCAGGCGAGGAAACTTCAAGGGTGTATTCAACGGAGATTGGATCTTCAACATCCAGCACACCGCTGATCTGACGGCTGACAATGGCGCAATCGTCCACCAGCACGCCGCCCTCTTTATCGATATAAACGCGCAACATTGAGTGGCGACCTTGAGCCGAAAACTCAATACCCCAGCATTCATAGCCTAGGGCCACGACTACCGGGGCCAGCAAGGCCTGCAACTCTTCTAGCTTGCTCGACACCTGAACCCCCTCGTGCATGTATGTGCATGCTATGCAAAATAAAAAAATGGGCGAAACGCCCATCCTTGAAACGCCGTCGAACAGCGGCGTTGAAAGTGTCCAGCTAACAAAAAGCCCCTTAAAAGGGGCTCCTTATACTGGTTGCGGGGGCCGGATTTGAACCGACGACCTTCGGGTTATGAGCCCGACGAGCTACCAGACTGCTCCACCCCGCGACAAAGCTGGGGCGGAAGTATACGACCGATCCCCTACAGGGTCAATGTAACCTTCCACCTGCAAGAAAGCCCGCAACAGCGGGCTCTCCTGACTAATTGGTACCGAGAAGGGGACTCGAACCCCTACACCCTATGGGCACAACCACCTCAAGGTTGCGTGTCTACCAATTCCACCACCTCGGCAATACTACGTTTGAAACCCTTCTTACTTCTGCTCTTGAGCTGGAGGCACATCAGTCGCTGGAGTAGCCGACTTTTGCTCTTGAAGCACCGGGACATCATCAGAAGCCGGTTGCTGCTTTGGAACTTCCAACACCGCTGGATTTGGGAGACCTACTTGAGTCAGCTGGTGAGCTTTCTCTTTAGCAAAGTAACCTAACCCTAAGCTGGTTATGAAGAAACCTGCGGCAAGTATAGCAGTAAACTTACTAAGAAAGGTAGAGGAACCTTGGCTTCCGAACACAGTATTTGAAGCACCTGCTCCGAAAGACGCGCCAGCATCCGCACCTTTACCCTGCTGCAGCAATACCAGAGCAACTACGCCCAATGCACCCAGCAGATGAAAAACGACTACGACTGTTTCCAGCATTTTTTCAGTTTCCCGCGGCGCGAATGATCGCACCGAACTCATCTGCATTCAGGGAAGCCCCACCAATGAGCCCCCCATCGATATCCGGCATGCCGAACAGTTCGACCGCATTGGCCGCCTTCACGCTGCCGCCGTATAGAAGCCGCACACCTTGTGCGACCTCAGAATTCTTGTCCGCCAACTGCGCGCGAATGGCTGCATGCACATCCTGCGCTTGTTGCGGCGAAGCAGTCAGCCCGGTGCCAATGGCCCAGACCGGCTCGTAAGCAATTACTGCATTGGCGAATGCATCGACACCCAGCTCTTCCATGATACTGCCCAGCTGACGCGAGACAACCTCAAGAGTCTTACCGGCTTCGCGCTGCTCAAGGGTCTCCCCAATACACAACACCGGAATCAAGCCGCTTGCCTGTGCCGCTGCGAACTTGCGGATCAGCATCTCGTCTTGCTCGCCCATTTTCTGGCGGCGCTCAGAGTGCCCGACAAGCACCAGGGAACAACCTGCATCCACCAACTGACTCGGCGAAACCTCACCGGTCAATGCACCTTGTCCGGACTCCACCGCAGAGTTCTGCGCGCCGACCGAAATCGACTTTCCTTTCAAGCCATCAATCACTTGATTGATATGCAGGCAAGGCGGGAATACCGCGACATCAACACCGCTCGGCAACGCCAAGCGACTAAGGCCGTTGATCAGCTCAGCGACGCTGGCGCGGGTACCGTGCATCTTCCAGTTACCAGCTACCATAGGGCGACGCATGCTGTACCTCGTCGGTCAAAGTGGGCGCAGATGTTACCCAACACAATCATGGCTGGCAAGCCGAATTCAGGCAGAAACTTCAGTAACCAGTTTTGCCAGCTCTTCGGCATAGCCGCGAACCGCTGTTTCGTCCTCGCCTTCAACCATGACGCGCACTAGCGGCTCGGTTCCGGACTTGCGCAAGAGCACTCGCCCACGACCAGCCATAGCCTTGGTGACGCGCTCGCTCGCTTCCTTGACAGACGGGTGTTCAAGCGGGCTTGCACCTCCGCCGAAACGCACATTGATCAACACCTGCGGGCACTTGCGCAATGCCTGACGAGTCTGGGCGAGCCCTTCGGAGCGGTTCTTCAATACCAGCAAAACCTGCAGCGCCGCGATGATCGCGTCTCCGGTAGTGGTGTGCTTGAAACAAACGATATGACCCGAATTCTCACCACCTACCAACCAGTTGCGCTCCAGCAACTCAGCGATCACATAACGATCTCCGACGTTGGCGCGAACAAATGGAATCGCCAGATCCGCCAGCGCCAACTCCAACCCCAGGTTGCTCATCAGCGTGCCGACCACGCCGCCTTGCAACTTGCCTTGCTCGTGCAGATCGCGAGCGATGATGAACAACAACTCGTCACCATCGACAATAGCGCCGGTATGATCAACCATCAAAACCCGGTCGCCATCACCATCGAACGCGATACCCAGATCAGCGTGCTCAGCCAGGACAGCAGCCTGCAACTGACCCATATGGGTCGAACCGCAGTTGTCGTTGATATTCAACCCGTTGGGTTGCGCAGACAGAACAACGACATTGGCACCAAGCTCTCGAAACACGCTGGGCGCCACTTTGTACGTTGCGCCATGAGCGCAGTCGATGACGATTTTCATACCAGAAAAGCTCGTGCCGGTGGGCACACTGCTTTTGCAGAACTCAATATATCGACCTGAGGCGTCGTTGATTCGCGACACCTTGCCAATCTTGCTCGACTCGACGACGGTCATCGGAGTATCGAGCAACTCTTCGATCATGTGCTCGACTTCATCCGGAAGCTTGGTGCCCTTTCCGGAGAAAAATTTGATGCCGTTGTCGTCATGCGGATTGTGCGAGGCACTGATCACGATGCCTGCTTCGGCGTGAAAAGTACGCGTCAGATAGGCAATGGCCGGTGTCGGCATCGGCCCCAGGAGCATTACGTCAGCACCCGCCGATGTCAGCCCAGCCTCAAGTGCCGACTCGAACATATACCCGGAGATTCGGGTGTCTTTGCCCACCAGGACCCTGCATGCGCCCATTTTGCGGAACGCCATGCCTGCAGCCCAACCGAGCTTGAGCATGAAGTCAGGAGTAATCGGGTACTCGCCGACCCGACCACGAATACCATCGGTGCCAAAGTATTTCTTAGTCATAAGTACTCCATCATTCTTATTCGGCCGAATCCACTGCGGCGATCATCCTCACCACATCGACTGTTTCAGCAACATCGTGGACGCGCAATATACGCGCGCCCTTGTGCGAAGCCAGCGCTGCGAGAGCGAGACCGCCATACAAGCGCTCATCCACCGGACGACTCAATGCCTGACCTATCATGCTCTTTCGCGAAACCCCGACCAGTAAGGGCCGCCCAAAGACATGCAAGGCTTCCATATGCTTGAACAAGCTTAGATTGTGCTGCAGTGTTTTAGCGAAGCCAAAACCGGGATCGAGGATGATCCGCTCAGCCGGAATTCCAGCTGAAGCGCACTGAGCCATGCGCTCGGCAAGAAACTCAGCCACCTCCTTCGTAACGTCCTGGTAGTGCGGATTGTCCTGCATGTCGCCCGGCTCACCGAGCATATGCATCAGACAGACTGGCAACCCGGTTGCCGCCGCCGCATCCAGAGCGCCATCGCGACGCAGCGCACGCACATCATTGATCAAGCCGGCGCCCAGCCGCGCGGTTTCGCGCATGACGGCTGGCGTGGAGGTATCAACAGAAATAATCACGTCCAATTCGCGGTTAATCCGCTCGACGATCGGCGCAACGCGCTCAAGCTCCTCAAGCGGCGACACCGCCCTGGCGCCCGGTCGCGTCGACTCACCACCGACATCGATCAGCGTCGCACCAGCCGCGACCATAGCTTCTGCATGACGCATCGCTGCATCGAGTTGGCTGTATTGGCCGCCATCGGAAAAAGAATCGGGAGTGACATTGAGAATGCCCATGACATGCGTCTGGGCCAAATCAAGAACCCGGTTGCCGCAAGGCAACCGGGTTGAGGACTGAACAGAAGTCATTTCAAACCTTAAACGTCAGCAGCGGGACCGCCGATAGGTGTTTCCGGACGCTCATCCTGTACCGCTGGAGGCGTACCGGATGTACCGGTGCCACCAGACCAGTCGCGAGGTTCGCGAGGTGTGCGACCGGCCATGATGTCGTCGATCTGCTCGGCATCAATGGTTTCATACTTCATGAGGGCGTCAGCCATGGCATCGAGCTTGTCACGGTTGTCCGTGAGGATCTGCTTGGCTGTGCCGTAGCACTGATCAATGATGCTGCGCACTTCAGAGTCGATCAGCTTGGCTGTCTCACCGGAGAAGCTTGCATTCTGGCCACCGCCACCACGACCGAGGAATACCTCACCCTCTTCTTCCGCATACATCAGTGGGCCGAGTTTTTCGGAAAGCCCCCACTTGGTCACCATGTTCCGCGCAATCTGGCTAGCACGCATGATGTCGTTGGAAGCACCGGTGGTAACGCCATCGAAGCCGAGGGTCATTTCTTCAGCGATACGGCCACCGTACAACGAGCAGATCTGACTGATCAACGCACGCTTGGAAAGGCTGTAGCGGTCTTCTTCCGGCAGGAACATGGTCACACCCAGCGCACGACCGCGCGGGATGATCGACACCTTGTACACAGGATCATGCTCGGGAACGACGCGACCAACGATAGCGTGGCCTGCTTCGTGATAAGCAGTGTTTTGCTTTTCTTTCTCAGACATGACCATGGACTTACGCTCGGCGCCCATCATGATCTTGTCTTTGGCCAGTTCAAACTCTTTCATCTCAACGATGCGTTTGCCGGCACGCGCAGCGAACAGCGATGCTTCGTTGACAAGGTTGGCCAGGTCAGCACCGGAGAAACCAGGCGTACCACGGGCAATTACCGCTGGAGCGACGTCGTCACCCATTGGAACTTTGCGCATGTGGACTTTGAGGATCTGTTCACGACCGCGGATATCAGGCAGACCGACCACGACCTGACGGTCGAAACGGCCCGGACGCAGCAGTGCCGGGTCGAGTACGTCAGGACGGTTGGTCGCGGCAATCACGATGATGCCATCGTTCATTTCGAAGCCATCCATCTCTACCAGCAACTGGTTGAGAGTCTGCTCGCGCTCATCGTGACCACCGCCCATGCCGGCACCACGGTGGCGACCGACGGCGTCGATTTCATCGATGAAGATGATGCACGGCGCGTGTTTCTTGGCCTGTTCGAACATATCGCGAACACGGCTGGCACCGACACCGACGAACATTTCGACGAAATCGGAACCGGAAATGGTGAAGAAAGGCACTTTTGCTTCGCCGGCGATTGCCTTGGCCAGCAAGGTTTTACCGGTACCCGGAGGGCCGACCATCAGCAC
The Pseudomonas sp. MYb327 DNA segment above includes these coding regions:
- the rimP gene encoding ribosome maturation factor RimP; amino-acid sequence: MSSKLEELQALLAPVVVALGYECWGIEFSAQGRHSMLRVYIDKEGGVLVDDCAIVSRQISGVLDVEDPISVEYTLEVSSPGMERPLFTLEQFAKFAGEQVKIKLRSPFEGRRNFQGLLRGVEEQDVVVQVEDHEFLLPIDMIDKANIIPSFD
- the secG gene encoding preprotein translocase subunit SecG; the protein is MLETVVVVFHLLGALGVVALVLLQQGKGADAGASFGAGASNTVFGSQGSSTFLSKFTAILAAGFFITSLGLGYFAKEKAHQLTQVGLPNPAVLEVPKQQPASDDVPVLQEQKSATPATDVPPAQEQK
- the tpiA gene encoding triose-phosphate isomerase is translated as MRRPMVAGNWKMHGTRASVAELINGLSRLALPSGVDVAVFPPCLHINQVIDGLKGKSISVGAQNSAVESGQGALTGEVSPSQLVDAGCSLVLVGHSERRQKMGEQDEMLIRKFAAAQASGLIPVLCIGETLEQREAGKTLEVVSRQLGSIMEELGVDAFANAVIAYEPVWAIGTGLTASPQQAQDVHAAIRAQLADKNSEVAQGVRLLYGGSVKAANAVELFGMPDIDGGLIGGASLNADEFGAIIRAAGN
- the glmM gene encoding phosphoglucosamine mutase, coding for MTKKYFGTDGIRGRVGEYPITPDFMLKLGWAAGMAFRKMGACRVLVGKDTRISGYMFESALEAGLTSAGADVMLLGPMPTPAIAYLTRTFHAEAGIVISASHNPHDDNGIKFFSGKGTKLPDEVEHMIEELLDTPMTVVESSKIGKVSRINDASGRYIEFCKSSVPTGTSFSGMKIVIDCAHGATYKVAPSVFRELGANVVVLSAQPNGLNINDNCGSTHMGQLQAAVLAEHADLGIAFDGDGDRVLMVDHTGAIVDGDELLFIIARDLHEQGKLQGGVVGTLMSNLGLELALADLAIPFVRANVGDRYVIAELLERNWLVGGENSGHIVCFKHTTTGDAIIAALQVLLVLKNRSEGLAQTRQALRKCPQVLINVRFGGGASPLEHPSVKEASERVTKAMAGRGRVLLRKSGTEPLVRVMVEGEDETAVRGYAEELAKLVTEVSA
- the folP gene encoding dihydropteroate synthase is translated as MTSVQSSTRLPCGNRVLDLAQTHVMGILNVTPDSFSDGGQYSQLDAAMRHAEAMVAAGATLIDVGGESTRPGARAVSPLEELERVAPIVERINRELDVIISVDTSTPAVMRETARLGAGLINDVRALRRDGALDAAAATGLPVCLMHMLGEPGDMQDNPHYQDVTKEVAEFLAERMAQCASAGIPAERIILDPGFGFAKTLQHNLSLFKHMEALHVFGRPLLVGVSRKSMIGQALSRPVDERLYGGLALAALASHKGARILRVHDVAETVDVVRMIAAVDSAE
- the ftsH gene encoding ATP-dependent zinc metalloprotease FtsH, which codes for MAKNLILWLIIAAVLVTVMNNFSSPNEPQTLNYSDFIQQVKDGKVERVAVDGYVITGKRNDGDSFKTIRPAIQDNGLIGDLVDNHVVVEGKQPEQQSIWTQLLVASFPILVIIAVFMFFMRQMQGGAGGKGGPMSFGKSKARLLSEDQVKTTLADVAGCDEAKEEVGELVEFLRDPGKFQRLGGRIPRGVLMVGPPGTGKTLLAKAIAGEAKVPFFTISGSDFVEMFVGVGASRVRDMFEQAKKHAPCIIFIDEIDAVGRHRGAGMGGGHDEREQTLNQLLVEMDGFEMNDGIIVIAATNRPDVLDPALLRPGRFDRQVVVGLPDIRGREQILKVHMRKVPMGDDVAPAVIARGTPGFSGADLANLVNEASLFAARAGKRIVEMKEFELAKDKIMMGAERKSMVMSEKEKQNTAYHEAGHAIVGRVVPEHDPVYKVSIIPRGRALGVTMFLPEEDRYSLSKRALISQICSLYGGRIAEEMTLGFDGVTTGASNDIMRASQIARNMVTKWGLSEKLGPLMYAEEEGEVFLGRGGGGQNASFSGETAKLIDSEVRSIIDQCYGTAKQILTDNRDKLDAMADALMKYETIDAEQIDDIMAGRTPREPRDWSGGTGTSGTPPAVQDERPETPIGGPAADV